The following DNA comes from Verrucomicrobiia bacterium.
TCGCCGCGGAAGTCCGCGCGCTCGGTCGTAAGGCTTGGGCCATGGCACTGGACGTATCCGACTCCGCCGCTGTCGGCACGGCTGCTGAACAGATTCTCAAAGACGCTGGCAAGGTGGACATCCTCGTGAACAACGCCGGTGTCACTCGTGATGGTTTGCTCATGCGCATGAGCGAGGCGGATTGGGACACGGTCATCGATACTAATCTCAAGGGGGCCTTCACAGTCACCAAGGCCTTCACCCGCTCTTTCATCAAGCAACGCTCCGGTCGCATCATCAACGTCGCCTCCGTCATAGGCCTCATCGGCAATGCCGGTCAGAGCAACTACGCGGCGAGCAAGGCGGGCCTCATCGGCTTCACGAAATCTTGCGCGCGGGAACTTGCATCTCGCGGCATCACAGTGAATGCTCTCGCTCCGGGCTTCATCGAGACGGACATGACCGCCGTCTTGAAGGAAGAACAGAAGGCTGGAATTTTGACGCAAGTTCCGCTTGGCATGCTCGGTTCTACCGAGGATATTGCGGCGGCGGCGCTTTACCTCGCCAGCCCC
Coding sequences within:
- the fabG gene encoding 3-oxoacyl-[acyl-carrier-protein] reductase, which produces MSQLTNHVAVVTGAGRGIGRAIALKFAAEGADVVCVSRTQENSEKVAAEVRALGRKAWAMALDVSDSAAVGTAAEQILKDAGKVDILVNNAGVTRDGLLMRMSEADWDTVIDTNLKGAFTVTKAFTRSFIKQRSGRIINVASVIGLIGNAGQSNYAASKAGLIGFTKSCARELASRGITVNALAPGFIETDMTAVLKEEQKAGILTQVPLGMLGSTEDIAAAALYLASPGARYVTGQVLAVDGGMVM